The Flavobacterium praedii genome window below encodes:
- a CDS encoding YceI family protein, which produces MKRLKLVFIAIVILFSFQKGIAQTSKIDITKSIINWVGKKITGQHEGTINFKDGYLIFKDKKVTGGSFTADMKSLSNTDQKGGSKLKLEGHLKSEDFFGVENFSTSTLVFKSVANKGNNTYLINADLTIKGITNSIQFDLVVTNNKATAELKINRTKYDIKYGSGSFFDDLGDKTIYDDFELNVVLVY; this is translated from the coding sequence ATGAAAAGATTAAAATTAGTATTCATCGCGATTGTAATTCTTTTTTCATTTCAAAAAGGAATAGCACAAACCAGTAAAATTGATATCACCAAAAGCATCATTAATTGGGTAGGAAAGAAAATCACGGGTCAACACGAAGGAACGATTAATTTCAAAGACGGTTACCTCATTTTCAAAGACAAAAAAGTAACTGGAGGAAGTTTTACAGCAGACATGAAATCCTTATCCAATACAGATCAAAAAGGAGGTTCTAAACTAAAATTAGAAGGCCACTTGAAATCCGAAGATTTTTTTGGCGTTGAAAATTTCTCCACTTCGACATTAGTCTTTAAAAGTGTTGCCAATAAAGGAAACAACACCTACCTCATCAATGCCGATTTGACTATTAAAGGAATTACAAACTCCATTCAATTTGATTTGGTTGTTACAAATAATAAAGCAACAGCTGAATTGAAAATAAACCGTACCAAATATGATATCAAATACGGTTCCGGAAGTTTCTTTGACGATTTAGGCGATAAAACCATTTATGATGATTTTGAGTTAAATGTAGTTCTGGTCTACTAA
- the trpC gene encoding indole-3-glycerol phosphate synthase TrpC encodes MNILDKIIVDKKREVILKKSIIPVSQLEASVFFGKKTISLSQNLRDSNSGIIAEHKRRSPSKAEINYSFTVEEVVKGYESAGACGISVLTDGKYFGGSLDDLLLARASVNIPLLRKEFIVDEYQILEAKAHGADLILLIAAVLTRDEIKSLSEFAKGLGLEVLLEVHNLEELEKSIMPTLDMIGVNNRNLKTFEVSLDFSKELASKIPNDFVKVSESGISSVEAINELKPYGYKGFLIGENFMKTDNAGKAATEFIKKIAP; translated from the coding sequence ATGAACATACTTGACAAAATAATAGTTGACAAAAAAAGAGAAGTTATTCTCAAAAAATCCATTATTCCAGTTTCACAATTGGAAGCTTCAGTTTTCTTTGGTAAAAAAACAATTTCTTTAAGTCAAAACTTAAGAGACAGTAACTCTGGAATCATTGCAGAACACAAACGTCGTTCCCCTTCCAAAGCTGAAATTAATTATAGTTTCACTGTGGAAGAAGTTGTAAAAGGATACGAAAGTGCCGGTGCTTGCGGGATTTCAGTCTTGACGGATGGAAAATATTTTGGAGGTTCTCTAGACGATTTACTTTTGGCAAGAGCTTCTGTAAACATTCCGCTTTTGCGAAAAGAATTTATAGTAGACGAATACCAAATCTTAGAAGCCAAAGCTCACGGAGCCGATTTGATTTTGCTTATCGCAGCCGTTTTGACTAGAGACGAAATCAAATCATTATCTGAATTTGCCAAAGGTTTAGGATTGGAAGTATTATTGGAAGTTCATAATTTAGAAGAATTAGAAAAATCGATTATGCCAACATTAGATATGATTGGTGTAAATAATAGAAACCTAAAAACATTCGAAGTAAGTTTGGATTTCAGCAAAGAATTGGCCTCAAAAATTCCGAATGATTTTGTAAAAGTTTCCGAAAGCGGGATTTCATCAGTCGAAGCGATAAATGAATTAAAGCCATACGGATACAAAGGATTCTTGATTGGAGAAAACTTTATGAAAACCGATAATGCAGGAAAAGCAGCAACGGAATTTATAAAAAAAATAGCCCCCTAA
- a CDS encoding gamma-glutamylcyclotransferase family protein encodes MQKLFTYGTLQDTDVQENLFGRILQGTPETLIGYELSEIQIEEEFGLVHYPIIMETKDSNDTISGILYEVTMNDLHQADLYEGKHYKRIEVQLQSNQKAWAYTLAI; translated from the coding sequence ATGCAAAAATTATTCACTTACGGAACTTTACAAGATACAGATGTTCAAGAAAATCTTTTTGGACGTATTCTTCAAGGGACTCCAGAGACATTAATTGGTTATGAACTAAGTGAAATTCAAATTGAAGAAGAATTTGGATTAGTGCACTACCCTATCATTATGGAAACCAAAGACTCAAACGATACCATTAGTGGAATTTTATACGAAGTTACAATGAATGATCTTCATCAAGCCGATCTTTACGAAGGAAAACATTATAAACGCATTGAAGTACAATTGCAATCCAATCAAAAAGCGTGGGCTTATACTTTGGCCATATAA
- a CDS encoding c-type cytochrome: protein MKTVKINSLISCLFIFWFLSCTKQKEQKTEPLVNAQPEIVLDLLVIKAKNKLGKDTVVTIVNDPVYHKTKKYHVVNALELLKNEIDLSKVDVKNTLIVFECIDGYKPEMPLELFLNSKPYLAFKDVDAPKGSNWEKIIKNGNEMNADPFYLVYDSVSSDNQEYKWPYNVIKFHFVSKNKNIEALQPKEDEKAMKGFLLFQKQCITCHAINGIGGEMGPELNYPKNVTEYWKETELVDYIVNPAAFRNKVKMPTLGITKQQSEEIVYYLKYMSKKKVISVQSK from the coding sequence ATGAAAACAGTTAAAATCAATTCTTTAATTTCTTGCCTTTTTATTTTTTGGTTTCTTTCTTGTACCAAGCAGAAAGAGCAAAAAACAGAGCCACTAGTTAATGCCCAACCCGAAATTGTTTTGGATTTATTGGTTATAAAGGCAAAAAACAAACTAGGAAAAGATACTGTTGTTACTATTGTTAATGATCCCGTTTATCATAAAACAAAGAAATATCATGTTGTAAACGCATTAGAACTTTTAAAAAATGAAATTGATTTATCAAAAGTTGATGTGAAAAATACGCTAATTGTTTTTGAATGCATCGATGGTTACAAACCCGAAATGCCTTTAGAATTATTCTTAAATTCGAAACCCTATTTGGCATTCAAAGATGTTGATGCACCAAAAGGTTCCAATTGGGAAAAGATTATAAAAAACGGAAACGAAATGAATGCCGACCCGTTTTATTTGGTTTACGATTCAGTTTCATCAGATAATCAAGAATACAAATGGCCGTATAATGTTATTAAATTTCACTTTGTGTCAAAAAATAAAAATATCGAAGCGTTACAACCAAAAGAAGATGAAAAAGCAATGAAAGGCTTTCTATTATTTCAAAAACAGTGCATCACTTGTCACGCCATAAACGGAATAGGAGGAGAAATGGGACCGGAACTAAATTATCCCAAAAACGTAACCGAGTACTGGAAAGAAACCGAATTGGTCGATTACATTGTCAATCCAGCGGCTTTCAGAAACAAAGTAAAAATGCCAACATTAGGAATTACCAAACAACAATCTGAAGAAATTGTTTATTATTTGAAATACATGTCCAAGAAAAAAGTAATCAGTGTTCAGTCAAAATAA
- a CDS encoding anthranilate synthase component II → MKKILVIDNYDSFTYNLVHYLEDLDCEVTVYRNDEFDIDEIAIFDKILLSPGPGIPDEAGLLKAVIQKYAPTKSIFGVCLGQQAIGEVFGGTLSNLDKVYHGVASMVKTSVNDELLFEGLGNEFEVGRYHSWVVDTDLPDVLEATSFDENGQVMSLRHKTYDVRGVQFHPESVLTPNGKKILENWVKS, encoded by the coding sequence ATGAAAAAAATACTAGTCATAGACAATTACGATAGTTTCACTTATAATTTAGTGCATTATCTGGAAGATTTAGATTGTGAAGTTACCGTTTACAGAAACGATGAATTTGATATTGATGAAATAGCAATTTTCGACAAAATTCTACTTTCCCCTGGACCAGGAATACCAGACGAAGCTGGATTATTGAAAGCCGTTATCCAAAAATATGCCCCTACCAAAAGTATCTTTGGGGTATGTCTAGGACAACAAGCCATTGGAGAAGTTTTTGGAGGAACACTATCCAACTTAGACAAAGTCTATCACGGTGTGGCTTCAATGGTTAAAACATCTGTTAATGATGAACTTTTATTTGAAGGATTAGGGAACGAATTTGAAGTTGGCCGTTACCATTCTTGGGTAGTTGACACCGATTTACCGGATGTTTTGGAAGCCACTTCATTCGATGAGAATGGTCAAGTAATGTCATTAAGACACAAAACGTATGATGTACGAGGCGTTCAATTCCACCCAGAAAGTGTATTGACTCCAAACGGGAAAAAGATATTGGAAAACTGGGTAAAAAGTTAG
- a CDS encoding GyrI-like domain-containing protein: MNPRIEVLSEKKLIGKRLQMSLVNNKTSELWQSFMPRRNEILYSKSSDLLAVQVYDIAYFDAFKPNANFEKWATLEVTRFENIPPEMESFILTGGLYAVFEHKGQSTAIFDYIFTNWIPNSKYNLDHRPHFEILGAKYKKGDPNSEEEIWIPIKEKL, translated from the coding sequence ATGAACCCAAGAATTGAAGTTTTATCAGAAAAGAAATTAATTGGCAAACGATTACAAATGTCACTTGTCAATAATAAAACTTCTGAATTATGGCAAAGTTTTATGCCAAGACGTAATGAAATTCTATACAGTAAAAGCTCCGATTTATTAGCGGTTCAAGTTTATGATATTGCTTATTTTGATGCTTTCAAACCCAATGCTAATTTTGAGAAATGGGCTACTCTTGAAGTAACTCGCTTTGAAAACATTCCCCCCGAAATGGAGTCGTTCATTTTAACGGGTGGACTTTATGCAGTCTTCGAACATAAAGGACAAAGTACTGCAATTTTTGATTATATCTTTACCAATTGGATTCCCAACTCAAAATACAATTTAGACCACAGGCCCCATTTTGAAATATTGGGCGCAAAATACAAAAAAGGAGACCCCAACTCAGAAGAAGAAATTTGGATTCCAATCAAGGAGAAATTATAA
- a CDS encoding TetR/AcrR family transcriptional regulator, whose translation MKTDFNDKQIQIIQVAEKLFAEKGFDGTSIRDIAKEAKINIAMISYYFGSKEQLLESLIIYRATDIKLQLDNLILEDLNPAEKINKLIELYIYKINGNRCIYKIVHFEFSSQKREINMEAFTELKKGNLKTLEAIIQDGQEKGFFRKDIIVPLITPTILGTYFHFHMNKPFYENLLELNTEEKYNTYIKTTLTMHIQQTIKALLTYES comes from the coding sequence TTGAAAACTGACTTTAACGACAAACAAATTCAAATTATTCAAGTAGCCGAAAAGCTATTTGCCGAAAAAGGATTTGATGGCACATCGATTAGAGATATTGCCAAAGAAGCCAAAATAAATATCGCAATGATATCCTATTATTTTGGTTCCAAAGAACAACTTCTAGAGTCGCTCATCATTTACCGTGCAACAGATATTAAATTACAATTGGATAATTTAATTCTGGAAGATTTAAATCCTGCTGAAAAAATAAATAAACTTATTGAACTTTATATTTATAAAATCAACGGCAACAGATGCATTTATAAAATTGTACATTTTGAATTTTCCTCTCAAAAGAGAGAAATTAATATGGAGGCATTTACCGAGTTAAAAAAAGGAAATCTAAAAACACTCGAAGCCATTATCCAAGATGGGCAAGAGAAAGGTTTTTTTAGAAAAGATATAATAGTTCCGCTAATCACACCTACCATTCTTGGTACCTATTTTCATTTTCATATGAATAAACCTTTTTATGAAAATTTATTAGAATTAAACACCGAAGAGAAATACAATACCTATATAAAAACAACTCTAACAATGCACATACAACAAACCATTAAAGCCCTCTTGACCTATGAAAGTTAG
- a CDS encoding four helix bundle protein, protein MTKSFEEFEVYQKGIQLAKLIFKLLENKYFEKEFGFKDQIKRAVISITNNIAEGSEYNNNKQLIRYLKISKGSCAEVRSMLIVSRELGFCAPMEIEESYKTSIEISQNLSNFIKYLNTKIKD, encoded by the coding sequence ATGACAAAATCATTTGAAGAGTTTGAAGTTTACCAAAAGGGAATTCAATTAGCCAAATTGATTTTTAAATTATTAGAAAATAAATATTTTGAAAAAGAGTTTGGTTTTAAGGACCAAATAAAAAGAGCAGTTATTTCTATTACCAACAATATCGCAGAAGGTTCAGAATACAATAACAATAAGCAACTAATCCGATATTTGAAAATTTCAAAAGGAAGTTGTGCAGAAGTGCGAAGTATGTTAATAGTATCTCGTGAACTTGGTTTTTGTGCCCCTATGGAAATTGAAGAAAGTTATAAAACAAGTATCGAAATATCACAAAACTTATCAAACTTTATAAAATATTTAAATACTAAAATCAAAGACTAA
- the trpA gene encoding tryptophan synthase subunit alpha gives MNRINQKLQEDKKILSIYFSAGYPNLNDTVQIIQDLEKNGVDMIEIGLPFSDPLADGPTIQASSTQALHNGMTTQILFDQLKDIRQSVTIPLVIMGYFNPILQYGVENFCKKCAEIGIDGLIIPDLPVDVYADQYKATFEKYGLINVFLITPQTSVERIRFIDSVSDGFIYMVSSASVTGSQSGFGSIQEDYFKRIADMNLKNPQVIGFGINNAETFNQATQFAKGAIIGSAFITHLTENGIGKITEFVKAIR, from the coding sequence ATGAACCGAATAAATCAAAAATTACAAGAAGATAAAAAGATACTTTCCATTTACTTTTCAGCTGGATATCCTAATTTGAATGACACCGTACAAATCATTCAGGATTTAGAGAAAAATGGTGTCGATATGATCGAAATTGGATTGCCCTTTAGTGATCCTTTGGCAGATGGACCAACCATTCAAGCGAGTTCTACCCAAGCGTTGCATAACGGAATGACCACACAAATTTTATTTGACCAATTGAAGGACATTCGCCAAAGCGTAACAATTCCGTTAGTGATTATGGGTTATTTCAATCCAATATTACAATATGGGGTGGAGAATTTTTGTAAAAAATGTGCCGAAATAGGAATCGATGGCTTAATCATTCCTGATCTTCCAGTTGATGTCTATGCAGACCAATACAAAGCCACTTTCGAAAAATACGGATTAATCAATGTCTTCTTGATTACACCACAAACTTCTGTAGAACGCATTCGTTTTATTGATAGCGTTTCGGATGGATTTATTTATATGGTGAGCTCGGCGAGTGTAACGGGATCTCAATCTGGTTTTGGAAGTATCCAAGAAGATTATTTCAAACGCATTGCCGACATGAATCTAAAAAACCCACAAGTAATTGGATTTGGAATTAATAATGCGGAAACCTTCAACCAAGCGACTCAGTTTGCCAAAGGAGCCATTATTGGAAGTGCCTTTATCACCCATTTGACTGAGAATGGAATTGGTAAAATTACAGAGTTTGTGAAAGCGATTCGATAG
- a CDS encoding GNAT family N-acetyltransferase, which produces MTTTIRTTSENIDFQNLVVLLDEVLRMKDGEDHDFYAQHNTLDKINHVIVCYQDDVAIGCGAFKEFDSDTVEIKRMFVHPDFRGKGIASLVLTALEVWACELHYSSCVLETGKNNPEAISLYHKSGYEIIPNYDQYKNVKTSICLKKSIQ; this is translated from the coding sequence ATGACAACCACAATACGAACAACTTCCGAAAACATCGATTTTCAAAACCTTGTCGTTTTACTTGATGAAGTTTTAAGAATGAAAGACGGTGAAGATCATGATTTTTACGCTCAGCACAATACACTCGATAAAATCAATCATGTTATCGTTTGTTATCAGGATGATGTTGCTATTGGTTGTGGTGCTTTCAAGGAATTTGATTCGGATACTGTTGAAATAAAAAGAATGTTTGTGCATCCCGATTTTCGAGGAAAAGGCATTGCTAGTTTGGTCTTGACAGCTTTAGAAGTCTGGGCCTGTGAACTCCATTATAGCAGTTGTGTTCTGGAAACAGGGAAAAACAATCCCGAAGCCATTTCTTTATATCACAAATCGGGTTATGAGATAATTCCAAATTATGATCAATATAAAAATGTTAAAACTAGTATTTGCTTAAAAAAATCCATTCAATAA
- a CDS encoding phosphoribosylanthranilate isomerase: protein MKYPDNILEVGSLLPDYMGFIFWPKSARYFDGDMPNLPKSIKKVGVFVNENISIIETKIAKYNLQAIQLHGQESVEFCSELKAKSGAVIEIIKVFSADENFDFSVLKPYESVCDYFLFDTKGKLPGGNGITFDWRILENYPSSKPFFLSGGIGIEEIKNIKEISKTNLPLYAIDINSKFEIEPGLKDIKILKDLKIEIIDAFKI, encoded by the coding sequence ATGAAATACCCCGACAATATACTCGAAGTAGGTTCACTCCTACCCGATTATATGGGATTTATATTTTGGCCAAAATCGGCTCGCTATTTTGACGGAGATATGCCTAATTTACCAAAATCAATTAAAAAAGTTGGGGTTTTTGTCAATGAAAATATTTCCATAATTGAAACAAAAATAGCAAAATACAATTTGCAAGCCATTCAATTACACGGTCAGGAATCGGTTGAATTCTGTTCCGAATTAAAAGCTAAATCTGGTGCTGTAATTGAAATTATCAAAGTATTTTCGGCTGATGAAAATTTTGATTTTAGCGTTTTAAAACCCTACGAATCCGTTTGTGATTATTTTCTTTTTGATACCAAAGGAAAATTACCTGGCGGGAACGGAATCACTTTCGATTGGCGAATATTAGAAAACTATCCATCCTCAAAACCGTTTTTCCTTAGTGGTGGAATCGGAATCGAAGAAATAAAAAACATAAAGGAAATTTCGAAAACCAATTTACCGCTTTATGCTATCGATATAAACAGTAAATTTGAAATTGAACCAGGACTGAAAGATATCAAAATATTGAAAGATTTAAAAATTGAAATAATCGATGCATTTAAAATTTAA
- the trpB gene encoding tryptophan synthase subunit beta, whose product MSYNVNEKGYYGEFGGAYIPEMLYPNVEELRQNYLKITADPEFQAEFDALLKDYVGRPTPLYFAERLSEQYNTKIYLKREDLCHTGAHKVNNTIGQILLAKRLGKKRIIAETGAGQHGVATATVCALMGLECIVYMGEIDIKRQAPNVARMKMLGAEVRPALSGSKTLKDATNEAIRDWINNPVDTYYIIGSVVGPHPYPDMVARFQSVISKEIKEQLLEKEGRENPDYVIACVGGGSNAAGAYYHFLDNPDVNIIAVEAAGLGVDSGESAATSALGKIGIIHGSKTLLMQTPDGQITEPYSISAGLDYPGVGPMHAHLFASGRAQFISITDEQAMDWGLQLSKMEGIIPAIESAHAFAVLDEMKFKKDDIVVINLSGRGDKDLNTYIDYFKL is encoded by the coding sequence ATGAGTTACAACGTCAACGAAAAAGGCTATTACGGCGAATTTGGAGGAGCTTACATTCCCGAAATGTTATACCCAAATGTAGAAGAACTGCGTCAAAATTATTTAAAAATAACAGCAGATCCTGAGTTTCAAGCAGAGTTTGATGCACTATTAAAAGATTACGTAGGTCGCCCTACTCCATTGTATTTTGCAGAACGTTTATCAGAACAATACAATACCAAAATCTACCTCAAAAGAGAGGATTTGTGTCATACAGGTGCACACAAAGTCAACAATACCATTGGGCAAATTTTATTAGCCAAACGATTGGGCAAAAAACGTATCATTGCCGAAACGGGTGCCGGTCAACATGGTGTGGCAACAGCAACCGTTTGTGCCTTGATGGGGTTAGAATGCATCGTCTACATGGGAGAAATTGACATCAAGCGTCAAGCACCCAATGTAGCACGTATGAAAATGCTCGGCGCCGAAGTTCGTCCAGCGCTTTCGGGTTCTAAAACCTTGAAAGACGCTACTAACGAAGCCATTCGCGATTGGATTAACAACCCAGTTGATACCTATTACATCATCGGATCAGTCGTAGGACCACATCCTTATCCCGATATGGTGGCACGTTTTCAATCGGTTATTTCAAAAGAAATCAAAGAACAATTACTGGAAAAAGAAGGTCGTGAAAACCCAGATTATGTGATTGCATGTGTGGGTGGTGGTAGCAACGCTGCAGGTGCCTATTATCATTTTCTCGACAATCCAGATGTAAATATTATAGCTGTCGAAGCAGCTGGTTTAGGAGTAGATTCAGGTGAAAGTGCCGCTACATCCGCTTTGGGAAAAATTGGAATCATTCACGGAAGTAAAACCCTTTTGATGCAAACCCCAGACGGTCAAATTACGGAACCGTATTCCATTTCGGCAGGGCTAGATTACCCAGGTGTAGGCCCAATGCACGCGCATTTGTTTGCTTCGGGTAGAGCGCAATTCATCTCTATTACCGATGAGCAGGCTATGGATTGGGGACTGCAACTTTCCAAAATGGAAGGTATTATTCCAGCCATCGAAAGTGCCCATGCCTTTGCCGTTCTCGACGAAATGAAGTTCAAAAAAGATGATATCGTAGTCATTAATCTTTCGGGAAGAGGAGACAAAGACTTAAACACTTATATTGATTATTTCAAATTGTAA
- the trpD gene encoding anthranilate phosphoribosyltransferase, whose product MKNILNRLINHEILSKEEAKNVLVNISSGSYNPSQISAFLTVYMMRSISIEELAGFREALLELCIRVDLSDYNTIDLCGTGGDGKDTFNISTLASFVAAGAGIKVAKHGNYGVSSISGSSNVMEKLGVKFSNDNDFLEKCIDKAGIAILHAPLFHPAMKNVGPIRKELGVKTFFNMLGPMVNPSFPQNQLVGVFNLELARMYSYLYQNTPVNFTILHSLDGYDEVSLTGPTKMITSTQERMLNPTDFGVQLLEQNEIEGGKTIEESAEMFMNIISGKGNEAQNNVVCANAGIAIATVTKCSTLEGFQIAKESLLSGKGFLALKKLKDLII is encoded by the coding sequence ATGAAAAATATATTAAATAGATTAATCAATCACGAGATCCTCTCGAAAGAGGAAGCCAAAAATGTATTGGTTAATATTTCCAGTGGGAGTTACAATCCAAGTCAGATTTCAGCATTTTTGACTGTCTATATGATGCGAAGCATTAGCATCGAAGAATTAGCGGGATTTAGGGAAGCGCTTTTGGAATTGTGCATTCGAGTAGATTTGTCCGATTACAACACCATCGATTTGTGCGGTACTGGAGGGGATGGGAAAGACACTTTCAACATATCGACTTTAGCTTCATTTGTTGCCGCTGGAGCGGGGATAAAAGTGGCCAAACACGGAAATTACGGTGTTTCTTCCATTTCGGGTTCGAGTAATGTGATGGAGAAATTGGGCGTAAAATTCAGTAACGACAATGATTTTCTTGAAAAATGCATCGACAAAGCAGGGATTGCTATCTTGCATGCTCCTTTGTTTCACCCTGCTATGAAAAACGTAGGCCCTATTCGAAAAGAATTGGGCGTTAAAACCTTTTTCAATATGTTGGGACCAATGGTAAATCCATCGTTTCCACAAAACCAATTAGTAGGTGTATTCAATCTTGAATTGGCCAGAATGTATAGTTATTTATATCAAAACACGCCAGTCAATTTTACAATTTTACACTCATTAGATGGTTATGATGAAGTTTCTTTGACTGGTCCAACAAAAATGATAACCAGTACACAAGAAAGAATGCTAAATCCTACTGATTTTGGTGTTCAGCTTTTGGAACAAAACGAAATTGAAGGCGGTAAAACCATCGAAGAATCGGCAGAAATGTTTATGAATATTATTTCTGGAAAAGGAAATGAAGCCCAAAACAATGTAGTCTGTGCCAATGCAGGAATAGCGATTGCTACCGTTACAAAATGCTCTACTCTAGAAGGATTTCAAATAGCGAAAGAAAGTTTATTATCCGGAAAAGGTTTTCTAGCTTTGAAAAAATTGAAAGATTTAATAATTTAA
- a CDS encoding anthranilate synthase component I family protein — translation MKTYKLQTNYKQILADTITPVSVYFKIRDKFPNSLLLESSDYHGNDNSFSYICCNPIASIKIENETIFKKYPDGTSETIAIDANTNIPAIIQDFSGQFQSDKTDFKFINNGLFGYISYDAVRYFEKVTIAKKENSNSIPDVYYAVYQNIIAINHFKNEAYIFCHSLDGKNNISEIEQLLQSRNIASYKFSKEGEGFSNLTDEEFKQNVALAKKHCFRGDVFQLVLSRRFTQGFKGDEFNVYRALRSINPSPYLFFFDYGDFKIFGSSPEAQIIVKNRKAEIHPIAGTFKRTGDDEKDAVLAKNLSEDKKENSEHVMLVDLARNDLSRHGHNVNVEKYREVQFFSHVIHLVSKVTGHLHEKATTMQVVADTFPAGTLSGAPKHRAMQLIEDYEKTNRNFYGGAIGFMDFEGNFNHAIMIRTFLSKNHQLHSQAGAGIVASSDEESEMQEVYNKLLALNKALDLAEKI, via the coding sequence ATGAAAACATATAAACTACAGACCAACTACAAACAAATTCTAGCCGACACTATAACACCTGTTAGCGTTTATTTTAAAATTAGAGATAAATTCCCAAACAGCTTATTATTAGAAAGTAGCGATTATCACGGTAATGATAATAGCTTTTCTTATATCTGTTGTAATCCAATTGCCTCGATCAAAATAGAAAACGAAACCATCTTTAAAAAATACCCTGATGGAACTTCGGAAACTATTGCTATTGATGCAAACACCAATATTCCGGCAATCATCCAAGATTTTTCGGGACAATTCCAGTCTGATAAAACCGATTTTAAATTCATCAATAATGGTTTATTTGGATACATTTCTTATGATGCAGTACGTTATTTTGAAAAAGTAACCATAGCCAAAAAAGAAAATAGCAATTCGATTCCCGATGTGTATTATGCGGTATACCAAAACATCATCGCTATCAACCACTTTAAAAACGAAGCGTATATATTTTGTCACAGTCTGGACGGAAAAAATAATATATCCGAAATTGAACAACTGTTACAATCCAGAAACATTGCCTCGTATAAATTCTCCAAAGAAGGCGAAGGTTTTTCGAACCTAACCGACGAGGAATTCAAACAAAATGTGGCTTTGGCCAAAAAGCATTGTTTCCGCGGAGATGTGTTTCAACTGGTTTTATCCAGAAGATTTACCCAAGGTTTCAAAGGTGATGAATTCAATGTGTATAGAGCTTTAAGAAGCATCAATCCATCCCCTTACCTATTCTTTTTTGATTATGGCGATTTCAAAATATTTGGTTCATCACCCGAAGCACAAATTATCGTCAAAAATCGCAAAGCCGAAATTCATCCTATTGCTGGTACTTTCAAAAGAACTGGTGATGATGAGAAAGACGCCGTTCTGGCCAAAAATTTATCCGAAGACAAAAAAGAAAATAGCGAACATGTGATGTTAGTTGATTTGGCTCGAAATGATTTAAGCCGACACGGACATAATGTGAATGTAGAAAAATACAGAGAAGTGCAGTTTTTCTCTCATGTTATCCACTTGGTTTCCAAAGTGACCGGGCATTTGCATGAAAAGGCCACAACTATGCAAGTCGTAGCCGACACTTTCCCAGCAGGAACGTTGAGCGGAGCACCCAAACACAGAGCCATGCAATTGATAGAAGATTACGAAAAAACGAATCGTAATTTTTATGGTGGAGCCATTGGTTTTATGGATTTTGAGGGTAACTTTAATCACGCAATTATGATTCGAACTTTTCTTAGCAAAAATCACCAATTGCACTCCCAAGCCGGTGCTGGAATTGTAGCAAGTTCAGACGAAGAAAGCGAAATGCAGGAAGTTTACAATAAATTACTAGCGTTGAATAAAGCGTTGGATTTGGCAGAGAAAATTTAA